In Helianthus annuus cultivar XRQ/B chromosome 9, HanXRQr2.0-SUNRISE, whole genome shotgun sequence, the following are encoded in one genomic region:
- the LOC110879192 gene encoding probable galacturonosyltransferase-like 1, translating to MPSSTLSLIPTLLLLISTTTTTTATTSYSFKEAPKFYNSPTCPPVTTICSGNAVHVAMTLDAAYLRGSMAAILSVLQHSSCPENIRFHFVASSSAHTNNIHVIISTSFPYLNFNVYTFDDSAVLGLISTSIRSALDCPLNYARNYLADLLPTCVKKVVYLDSDLVLVDDIAKLAATPFGETDNNDIVLAAPEYCNANFTSYFTPTFWSNPSLSITFSDRKACYFNTGVMVIDLEKWREGDYTTKIVEWMELQKRMRIYELGSLPPFLLVFAGKIAPVDHRWNQHGLGGDNFEGLCRDLHPGPVSLLHWSGKGKPWVRLDENRACPLDALWAPYDLLQTSNDVLDS from the coding sequence ATGCCTTCTTCAACCCTATCTTTAATACCAACACTTCTCCTACtcatctccaccaccaccaccaccaccgccaccaccagttATAGCTTCAAAGAAGCACCAAAATTCTACAACTCACCCACCTGCCCACCGGTAACCACCATCTGCTCCGGCAATGCAGTCCACGTGGCAATGACCCTCGACGCCGCCTACCTCCGCGGCTCCATGGCGGCGATCCTCTCCGTCCTCCAACACTCCTCCTGCCCGGAAAACATCCGCTTCCACTTCGTCGCCTCTTCCTCCGCCCACACCAATAATATCCACGTCATCATCTCCACCTCATTCCCTTACCTCAACTTCAACGTCTACACCTTCGATGATTCCGCTGTTTTAGGCCTCATTTCAACCTCTATTCGCTCCGCACTCGACTGCCCTCTCAACTACGCCCGTAACTACCTCGCTGATCTCTTACCGACATGCGTCAAAAAGGTTGTTTACCTCGACTCCGACCTCGTACTCGTCGACGACATTGCAAAGCTAGCCGCCACTCCTTTCGGAGAAACCGATAATAATGATATAGTACTGGCGGCGCCGGAATACTGCAACGCTAATTTTACATCTTATTTTACGCCGACATTCTGGTCAAACCCTTCACTCTCTATAACATTTTCTGACCGTAAAGCATGCTACTTCAACACCGGTGTTATGGTTATAGATCTTGAGAAATGGCGGGAAGGGGATTATACTACAAAGATTGTTGAATGGATGGAGTTGCAGAAAAGAATGAGGATATATGAGTTGGGGTCTTTACCGCCATTTTTGCTTGTGTTTGCCGGAAAGATAGCTCCGGTGGATCACCGGTGGAACCAGCATGGGTTGGGTGGGGATAACTTTGAAGGGTTGTGCCGGGATTTGCATCCGGGACCGGTGAGTTTGCTGCATTGGAGTGGGAAAGGGAAGCCGTGGGTTAGACTAGATGAGAATAGAGCTTGCCCTTTGGATGCACTTTGGGCGCCTTATGATCTTTTGCAAACATCAAATGATGTTCTTGACTCTTGA